A window from Zingiber officinale cultivar Zhangliang chromosome 7A, Zo_v1.1, whole genome shotgun sequence encodes these proteins:
- the LOC121999239 gene encoding uncharacterized protein LOC121999239, whose product MVNEFSATYNNFYTHQQNGWSDENVLENALNMWKANNKGKIFKYMHVWRVLKEYEKYTPQSVAHYSNKKTRTSESGGNTSTSNPDTSVDLDDSEVHIRPIGQKAAKRKGKSKAREGDTMEHSIDKE is encoded by the coding sequence ATGGTAAATGAATTTTCTGcaacttataataatttttatactcatcAGCAAAACGGTTGGAGTGACGAGAATGTGTTGGAGAATGCATTGAATATGTGGAAAGCCAACAACAAAGGCAAGATTTTTAAGTATATGCATGTGTGGAGGGTTCTCAAAGAATATGAGAAATATACTCCACAATCAGTTGCTCATTACTCTAACAAGAAGACAAGGACATCCGAATCAGGGGGAAACACTTCAACATCAAATCCAGATACAAGTGTTGATTTAGATGACTCTGAAGTCCACATTCGTCCTATAGGGCAAAAGGCAGCGAAGAGAAAAGGCAAATCTAAAGCTAGAGAGGGCGATACAATGGAACATAGCATCGACAAAGAATGA